CCGACGCGCTGATTGCTCATCTCGACCGTCTGCCCGGCACTGAAGCGCGCGGCGAGCGTCATCTCGTCAATCGTTACTTCGATACGCCGGATCTCGCGCTCGCGAGCGCCAAAGCCGCGCTGCGTCTGCGCTACGTCGCCCGCGACGGTCACGCCGGGCAGTGGCTGCAAACGCTGAAGTCGGTGGGACAAGCGCGCGACGGACTGCATGTGCGTCACGAGTGGGAGCAGGCCGTGCACGGCGAGGCGCTTGAACTCGATCCTCTGATCGCCGCCTGCGACGTGCCTGCAACGGCCGCGCTGTTGCGAGACGAGGGCACCAAGGTCGTGGCGCAGTTCGAGACGAACTTCGTGCGACGCTTGTGGCGCTACGTCGCGGGTGACGGCACGGCCGTTGAAATCGCGTTCGATCGTGGCGAAGTCGCCGTACAGGCCGACGGCCAGCGTCACACGGAACCGCTCGTGGAAGTGGAACTGGAATTGCTGGATGCGCCAGACGACGACCACGAAGGTCAGGGCGAACGCATTCTCCAGGCGCTCGCGCAAGACCTGCGCGCAGTCTTGCCTGAATTGCACAGCGACAACGTCAGCAAAGCGCAGCGCGGCTATCGTCTGCGTCAAAAGGTGCTGGGCGGTTGAGCGCTTCCCCCTCCGCTTCGACCTCGCCCTCAGACGAATTCGTTATTTCAGCAGACATCACGCATGGCATCACGCTCACGCACCGCAACCGCCGCGCACACTGACGAGGCGCGACAAGCCTCCCTCTTCGACGAGCCGAACGACACGGGGCGCATCGCGCGCACTGCGCCTGCACGTCAGGATGACAGCGCCGACAGTCCCGTCACCGTGGCGGGTCCGTTGAAGGGCCGCATCGAAGATCAGTTCGCTGCGCTGCCCGACGCGTGGAAAACGCTCATCGCGCCGTTCGTACAGAGCGACGCTTACGTCCCGCTGTGCCAGTACGTCGACGCTGAAGTCGCGGCAGGCAAGACCGTCTACCCGGCGGACATTTTCCATGCGCTGCGCATGACGTCGCCGAAGGACGTGAAAGTCGTCATCCTCGGACAGGACCCGTATCACGGCGACGACAACGGCATTGCGCAGGCGCATGGCATGGCGTTTTCGGTGCAGCGCGGCGTGCGCGTGCCGCCGTCGTTGCGCAACATCTACAAAGAGATCGAACGGGATCTGGGCATCGCACCGCCGTCGCATGGCAACCTCGACGCCTGGGCGAAACAGGGCGTGCTACTCCTGAACACGACGCTCACCGTCGAAGCCGCCAATGCTGCGAGCCACGCGAAGCCGTTCAAGAAGGGCGGATGGCAAGCCTGCACGGACACCTTGCTCTGCGGCCTCGCCGAACAGCAAGGCCCGCTGGTGTTCCTGCTTTGGGGCAGCCACGCGCAGGCAAAAACCCCCCTGCTCAGCGGTCACGGCCATCTGCTGCTCGAAGCGCCGCACCCTTCCCCGCTATCGGCCCATCGCGGCTTCCTCGGCTGCGGTCACTTCAGCGCCGCCAACACCTTCCTTGAAAAGCACGGCAAGACGCCCATCGATTGGCGGGTACCGGCGTAGTCAATCGCTCGCCAAAATGTCGGTCATAACCATCATTTCTGCGGACTCTCGGGAAAATGATCGTTATGACTGACGAAAAGCCGCAGTGAACCGAAGCCTCGACGGTTCCACCCATCGAAATATACGATCCCGCATACGCTTTTCAGCATTTACATACAAAAGCGAAGTCATTACACTCCATTTCCGTAATGAGAATCCATATCAATCTCATTAACAAAAACTACTAAACCGTGCGTTACCTGGCCTGCGAAGTGTCCGAAGGTGGCGCCGCAGCTGGAACACACGTATGTCTACCGCCTTTCAGACGCGCGAGCGTCTGCTCGCCGTCGCCTGCGCCCTAGTCGTCGCTGGCAGCTTCTCCACCCAATCCGCTCACGCTCAAACGCCCGCAAACGTCGCCGATGCCGCGCCGCAGGCCACGACGCCGACGGGTTCGACCAACGCCCCGGCCGTCGCGCTGCCCACGACGCAGGTCAACGACAGCGCCGTGCCGTCGGCCATGCAGACGAAGACGCTGCCCTCGTACAAGTTCGTCGCCCCGCTACGCGACACCCCGCGCTCGATCACCGTCATTCCCGAAGAGCTGATCAAGCAGACGAACGCCACGACCTTCGCCGACGCGCTCAAGACCGTGCCCGGCATCACGTTCCTCGGTGGCGACGCTGCGGCGAACCCGTCCGCCGACCGTCCGGTCATTCGCGGCTTCGAATCGCGTAACTCGATTTTCGTGGACGGCATGCGCGACTCCGGCGTGCAGAATCGCGAGACGTTCGACATCGAGAACATCAGTGTCATCAAGGGCCCGGACTCGGTCTACGCCGGACGTGGCGCCGTGGGTGGCAGCATCGACATCACCACGAAGACGCCGCGACTGGAAGACTTCACCAACGCGAGCTTCGGTCTCGGGACCAACAGCTACAAGCGTCTGACGCTGGACGTGAACCGCCAGGTGAATGACCAGACCGCCGTGCGCCTGAACATGATGGGGCACGACGCCGATCAGGCCGGTCGCAACAATGTCTACAGCAAGCGCTGGGGTATCGCACCGTCGGTGGCGTTCGGCCTGAACAGCCCGACGACCGTCACGATCAGCTACTACCACTTGAATTCGTATGACATGCCGGACTTCAGCGCACCGTTCCGCGCGGCGGGCGGCACGCCCGACGGCGGCTTCCAGCGCAACCAGTTCTACGGCCTGAACAACCGAGATTACCGTCGCGGTCAGACGGACACCGGCGAAGTCAAGGTCGAACACCGCATCAACGACACGTGGAAGATCAAGAACACGACGATGGTCGGCCGCTCGACGCTCGATTACGTCGCCACGAACCCGCAGTTCCTGAACGCAACGTCGAACATCATCGCACTGCAAGCGAAGAGCGGGAAATATGCGACCAACAGCATCGCCAACCAGACGGAACTGACCGGCAAAGCCACGCTATTCGGCTTCGAACACACGCTCACAACCGGCCTGGAATTCAGCAACGAACAAAGCCGCTATGAGGGCTATCTCGTTTCGGATAGCGCCGGTAATAACATTCGCTCGACGAACTCGTTGGGTCTATGCAATGTGCCGTACAACTGCACGACCATCGGCAACTGGAACCCGGACAATCCGTGGACCGGTAGCCTCACGCTCAATGGCGACAAGGCCTTCCCGGGTGCGGCCACCAACACGCGCACGAACACCGCATCGGCCTATCTGTTCGACAGCGTGAAGCTCTCGGACCGCTGGCTCCTTAACGCCGGTGCGCGCTTCGACCGCTTCGACGTGAGCGCCGTGCAAGCGGGTGCACCCGATCTGAACAACACGTCGAACCTGTTCAGCTTCCAGTTGGGCGTGGTCTACAAGGTGCTGCCTTCGTTGAGCCTGTATGCGTCGTACGGCACGTCGGCCAACCCGCCGGGCGCGAACAGCGGTCTGGGCGGCGGTACCGATCAGATCACCGCCACCAACAAGAACCTGTCGCCCGAGCGCAGCCGCAACATTGAAGTCGGCGCGAAGTGGGACGTGATCGACCAACGCCTGTCGTTGACCGCAGCCCTGTTCCAGACGGACAAGACGAACGCTCGCGTCTCCGACGGTCTGGGCGGCACGATCAACGCCGGCAGCCAGCGCGTGCGCGGTGCAGAACTCGGCTGGGCGGGCAATCTGACGAACCACTGGCGTGTGTTCGGCGGCTACTCGTACCTGAACGCGATCACGACCGACGCCGGTCCGGCCGCTGCGCCGGGCTCGAACGGTCTGCCGATGGTCATGGTGCCCAAGCACAACCTCACGCTGTGGACCGACTACGAAGTGATGCCGAAGCTCACGCTGGGCGCAGGTATGACGCTCTCGAGCCTGACTTACGCATCGGTGTCGTCTACCGTTCGCAAGTGGACCCCGGGCTACGCCCGCTTCGACGCAGTCGCCACGTACCGCGTGTCGCGCTCGGTGGATCTGCAACTGAACGTGCAGAACATCTTCGACAAGAAGTACTACGCCAGCGCTTACCCGATCTATGCGACGTGGGCACCCGGCCGTACCGCCATGCTGACGCTGAACTTCCATCAGTAAGCGAGTTGTTCTCAGCCCGCTCACTCCGTTGATCGGGCTAATGCAGGAAATCCGGCGACTACCGCCGGGTTTCCTGCAAATCCCTCCCCCTCCGCCCGCCTTCCCCGCTGCGCCTCTCCCGTCCGGCCTGGATCCGTCGTTACAGCGAAGCCTGATTTCAAACACTCGATTCACATCGTTCGTTTCATTGTGTGACCCCAGTCTGCGTGACATGATGACGCCGCGCTGCAGACGGGATGCCATCCGAGTGTCCTCGCACCGCATGAAAACAATCAGAAGACGTTCGTCATAACGCAGTTTGCCTATTCGTACGGGGGTTCGAGATGGCAAATCGGGGAGTCGCTGTCAACGCGTGTGCCAATGCCGCGCGGTCGTTCGTCGTCGTTGTCGCCATCGCCGCGCTCGCGGGATGTTCTGCGACGCAGATCCGCAAGAAGGACACGCTGCAAGACGCCGCTAACGGGTTTGACGGTGCCGTCAAAGCATCGGCAAGCGCGCTGGATACGGAGGTCAAATCGCGGGCGCGCGTACGGCGTGCGGAGGCCATCGAGAATTACGTGCGCACGTTCCGGGCGAAGTCGCGTGACGATTACGACATCGACGGCAAGGACGATCTCGCCTCCTTCGCCCGGTTCGTCTGCGCCGGGTCGGACAGCTTCGTTCGGGAGCGCGCCGCAATGCGCTACGCCACGGCCTACTCGGGTGGCCTCAAGGACGTGCTTGCCGAAGGCGACGACTCCATCAGTGGTCAGTGGAAGCGCCTCCAGGAACTGCGCAAGCCCATCAAGACACCTGGCGCCGTAGAGGACACGCCACCGAAGGAGGCGGTGCTCGCCTGCTCGATTCCGCTGACGGAACAACTGCGCGGATGGAAGGGACGGCCCACGACCGACGCGAGCCATGAATCGCTCGTCGCCGCCGTACCGGTTGCCATCGCAGCCTACAAGGCCATCGTCGCGTTGATCCAAACGGGCCTCACCGCCTACAACGATATGGAAGCGAAGCAGCGATTCGCCGACTACGTTCACAAATTCCACCCGGACTTCAAGAAGGTCATGGACCGTGACTTCGCGGCTCAGGATCTGGAGAACGCCTGGAACGCGCGGCAGATCGTGGCACTGCAACGCCCGCTCGCCACGTTCCGGAAGATATTCGTCACACCTGCACACATCTCGCGCGACGCGGACGACATTCGCATTCGCGAACTCGGCATGCAAGTTCACGATCAACTCGCAGAGTACGACGCGCTGCACGCCAGTCAGTCGCCGGTCGTCCTGCGTCAGAAGCTGGTCGATGCCGAAGAACAGCTTGTGACGCTCGTCGACGACAAGCATGTGTCGATCTCGGATCTCGTCGCCTTCTTCAATGAGTTAAAAGACGACTTCGATAAGGCGAAGACGCAATACAGCGCCGCCGAAGCGGCTGTTCGCGCAGTGCCGGAGGCATGGAAACAATGAACCGACTCGTGCGCGTGCTTTGTGCCAGCCTCGTGACGGCTGGCTTTATGACGTCCGCTACGGCGCAATCGCTCGATGCTGACACACCGTCGCCGCTCGCCGCACAGATCGTGCGCGAAGCACAATCGTCCGACGTTCAGGCCTCCTTGAAGCGCCAGGATAAGTCGTTGCGGAAGGAGCAGGACGTCCTGATGCGAGCGACGCAGACGCCGCTGGTCGCCGCGAAGGTGCAGGCCATCATTCAGGCACGCGAGAACATCGCGGCATCGAACAACTTGCTGATCGGTGGCACGCCCGGTTCCGAGGAGCAACTGCAGCGCACACTGGAGACGATTCTCTCCATCATGCGTCCGGTGTACGGGTTTTGCTCAGGCGCACCGTGGGTCAACGAACAAACGCACGACTGGTCCACCTGGAAAGATGCGGTGACGGCGATCTCCAGTCCGGTCGCGGCTGTTGCCCGCAGCGTCGGCGTGATCTTTCAGTACGACGACGCCCAGTCCACCACGCCGCGTCTCGGCCCCACTGCATTTGTCGTCGGCAAGTCGCACATCATCACCAATCGGCACGTGTTGCTCGATTACGCATACCCCGACAGCAATGGCGTATGGCACATGAACGACGACAAGCAAGTTTTGACGGTCTCGTTCCCGTGGGAATACTCGCAGTGCTTCTCTCGCACCACGCCGCGTGAAGTGCGTATCGTCGGCATCGAAGCCGCAGGTAAGACCGATGCGGAGAATGCCGATTTCGCCATCCTGCGCACAGAAGACAACGCGTTGCCGCCGCCCGCGCCGATGGCCGACAAATACGATCTCTACGAAGGACAGAAGATTGCGGTGATCGGCTATCCGTCCCGTCCGCTCAATTGCGAAGCCGCCCGTCCTGGCCAGGAGTGCGCAACGCTGTCGGAAGCACAGATCGATACGATTTTCGAATTGCCGAACCATGCGGTGCCGTTTCCCGCCGAGCGGTTTGCGCCGGGAACCACGCGCCCGGAACTCAAAACGGACGCGGTGATGTTTTCCTACGACTCGTCGACCTGGGGCGGGAATTCCGGCTCTCCCGTCATTCGCCTGTCGGATGGCAAGATCGTCGGCCTTCACTCCGGCGGCAAGACGAAAAGCAAGGGAAAGGAAATGGAGGGGATTTACAACAACGCCATCAAAGTCGACCGCATCCGCAAAGCGCTTGCCGAAGCGGGTGTGACTCAGTGATTACTTCCGCTCGGCGCAAACGGGCGTGAGCACGCCCATCGATCCTTGCTGATAGCGGCGCGTGAGGGCGACCAGATCGGCTTCGTCGCGTGCGGCGAAGTTGCCGCGATAGACCACGGGAGCGTCCAGCGGCTCGCCACCGGCGAGCATCAGTCGTGCGCCGCTGCGCCCTGCCAGTTGCCAGGTGCCGGGCGGCAACATCAACGCCTGAACGTTGCCTTCTGCACGCAACGGGTATCCGGCGACTGCCGCGTCACCCTGTGCGATCAACGCGATCCAATGGCGGCCGTCGCACGGGATCTCGAGGGCCCGAACCTCATCGGCACGCCAGTCGAGTTGCAGCAGCGTCGTGCAACCGCCATCGTTGCGCTCCACCGCGTGCTCAGCCCAGCGTCCACAGATCAACGTCAGGTCGACGTCACCCTCGCGCCAGCGCGGCATCGATCCGGCGCGCACGACCGTCTGCACAGGTGCGCCATGCGGATGCTGTCCGGCACGACTGACGACCATGCGAACGCCGCGCACGGAAGCGCACGCGTTCTCCGGAACGTCTTCATGCACCGTGCCGCAATTCGTTTCCAGCCAGAGCAGATCGCCGGGATGCAGCGTGTCGTCGCCACCGTGGGCGTGACGGCTACGCAGCGAGGTCGTCGATTCGGGAAAGAGATACGTCGCCACGACGCACCCGGCATGCGGATGCGGCGGAATGCACGCGCCGTGACGACGGAAGAGGTCGACCGACAGGAACGGGTCCGTGTGCTCGACCTGATCGAAAACACCCGCCCCCGCCGCAGCCGCACATCGGCCGGGACGAGAGACGGGAAGCACGCGCGGGATGGCGTTGGCGCCGGCATGGGCGGCCGGGCGTTTGGTCAGACGCGAATGCAGGGGCGTCGGATGGGCCATGGGGGAACCTGCGCGTGCGGGAGAAGCAACAGCGATTCGACGATTACAGCGCGGCGATGGCTTCGCGGGCGCCGGCAAATGCGGCAGCTGCCGATTCCGGACCACGGGCGAGGCCTTCGGCGTAGATGAACGTCACGTCCGTCATGCCGAGGAAGCCGAGAATCGTCTTGATGTACGGCGTCTGGCTGTCGGCCGGCGTGTCCTTGTAGTTGCCGCCGCGCGCAAACGCCACGATCACCTTCTTGCCCTGAATCAGGCCTTCCACGGTGCCGTCTTCGCGATAACGGAACGTCACGCGGGCACGGGCGATCCAGTCGAAATACGCCTTCAGTTGCGTCGGCACCTGGAAGTTGTACAGCGGCACGCCGAAGACGATGGTGTCGGCAGACTGGATTTCGGCGATCAGTTCGTCGCTGCGCGCGATGATGGCCTTTTGTTCGTCCGAACGCTGGTCTTCCGGCGTGAAGAATGCGCCGATCACGGCTTCGTCGAGGTGCGGCACGCCATCGGCCAGCAGGTCGCGCACAACGACCTTGGCACCCGGGTTCTTGGCAACGAGTTGGGCCACGGCTTCGTTAGCGAGCGTGGTCGAGTTAGCGCCTTGCGAGCGGGCGGCGGAATTGATTTGCAGAATGGTGGTCATGTCACTGGCTCCAGAGCCGGGGGTGATCCCGAAAGTTCGTAAATCCGTTCGCGCCAGACGGCCCGCTTTGGGTCGCCTTGAATTGCACGTCGGCTTGGGATGAATTCTAGTTACCCCCAAAAATGAAACAAGCCGGTAAAATCGAATTGTTTGTTCCCATTTTGGAACAATGACGAAGCGCCGCGGCATTCAGGGGCAGCACCGCCGATTTCGCTGCATCCTGGCGCGACCTCATATCGAATGACCGCGTCACAGGGAGCGCGCGCGATGATTGACGATCTGAATGACATGCTGATCTTCGCGGAGGTCGTGCGCTCGGGCAGCATCACGCGGGCCGGCGAGCGGCTCGATCTGCCCAAGGCAACCGTGAGTCGGCGTCTGTCGCGGCTC
This window of the Pandoraea sputorum genome carries:
- a CDS encoding FMN-dependent NADH-azoreductase, whose product is MTTILQINSAARSQGANSTTLANEAVAQLVAKNPGAKVVVRDLLADGVPHLDEAVIGAFFTPEDQRSDEQKAIIARSDELIAEIQSADTIVFGVPLYNFQVPTQLKAYFDWIARARVTFRYREDGTVEGLIQGKKVIVAFARGGNYKDTPADSQTPYIKTILGFLGMTDVTFIYAEGLARGPESAAAAFAGAREAIAAL
- a CDS encoding uracil-DNA glycosylase; protein product: MASRSRTATAAHTDEARQASLFDEPNDTGRIARTAPARQDDSADSPVTVAGPLKGRIEDQFAALPDAWKTLIAPFVQSDAYVPLCQYVDAEVAAGKTVYPADIFHALRMTSPKDVKVVILGQDPYHGDDNGIAQAHGMAFSVQRGVRVPPSLRNIYKEIERDLGIAPPSHGNLDAWAKQGVLLLNTTLTVEAANAASHAKPFKKGGWQACTDTLLCGLAEQQGPLVFLLWGSHAQAKTPLLSGHGHLLLEAPHPSPLSAHRGFLGCGHFSAANTFLEKHGKTPIDWRVPA
- a CDS encoding S1 family peptidase; translated protein: MNRLVRVLCASLVTAGFMTSATAQSLDADTPSPLAAQIVREAQSSDVQASLKRQDKSLRKEQDVLMRATQTPLVAAKVQAIIQARENIAASNNLLIGGTPGSEEQLQRTLETILSIMRPVYGFCSGAPWVNEQTHDWSTWKDAVTAISSPVAAVARSVGVIFQYDDAQSTTPRLGPTAFVVGKSHIITNRHVLLDYAYPDSNGVWHMNDDKQVLTVSFPWEYSQCFSRTTPREVRIVGIEAAGKTDAENADFAILRTEDNALPPPAPMADKYDLYEGQKIAVIGYPSRPLNCEAARPGQECATLSEAQIDTIFELPNHAVPFPAERFAPGTTRPELKTDAVMFSYDSSTWGGNSGSPVIRLSDGKIVGLHSGGKTKSKGKEMEGIYNNAIKVDRIRKALAEAGVTQ
- a CDS encoding pirin-like C-terminal cupin domain-containing protein, coding for MAHPTPLHSRLTKRPAAHAGANAIPRVLPVSRPGRCAAAAGAGVFDQVEHTDPFLSVDLFRRHGACIPPHPHAGCVVATYLFPESTTSLRSRHAHGGDDTLHPGDLLWLETNCGTVHEDVPENACASVRGVRMVVSRAGQHPHGAPVQTVVRAGSMPRWREGDVDLTLICGRWAEHAVERNDGGCTTLLQLDWRADEVRALEIPCDGRHWIALIAQGDAAVAGYPLRAEGNVQALMLPPGTWQLAGRSGARLMLAGGEPLDAPVVYRGNFAARDEADLVALTRRYQQGSMGVLTPVCAERK
- a CDS encoding CYTH domain-containing protein, which translates into the protein MAIERELKLALPGDLAAARADALIAHLDRLPGTEARGERHLVNRYFDTPDLALASAKAALRLRYVARDGHAGQWLQTLKSVGQARDGLHVRHEWEQAVHGEALELDPLIAACDVPATAALLRDEGTKVVAQFETNFVRRLWRYVAGDGTAVEIAFDRGEVAVQADGQRHTEPLVEVELELLDAPDDDHEGQGERILQALAQDLRAVLPELHSDNVSKAQRGYRLRQKVLGG
- a CDS encoding TonB-dependent receptor, with translation MSTAFQTRERLLAVACALVVAGSFSTQSAHAQTPANVADAAPQATTPTGSTNAPAVALPTTQVNDSAVPSAMQTKTLPSYKFVAPLRDTPRSITVIPEELIKQTNATTFADALKTVPGITFLGGDAAANPSADRPVIRGFESRNSIFVDGMRDSGVQNRETFDIENISVIKGPDSVYAGRGAVGGSIDITTKTPRLEDFTNASFGLGTNSYKRLTLDVNRQVNDQTAVRLNMMGHDADQAGRNNVYSKRWGIAPSVAFGLNSPTTVTISYYHLNSYDMPDFSAPFRAAGGTPDGGFQRNQFYGLNNRDYRRGQTDTGEVKVEHRINDTWKIKNTTMVGRSTLDYVATNPQFLNATSNIIALQAKSGKYATNSIANQTELTGKATLFGFEHTLTTGLEFSNEQSRYEGYLVSDSAGNNIRSTNSLGLCNVPYNCTTIGNWNPDNPWTGSLTLNGDKAFPGAATNTRTNTASAYLFDSVKLSDRWLLNAGARFDRFDVSAVQAGAPDLNNTSNLFSFQLGVVYKVLPSLSLYASYGTSANPPGANSGLGGGTDQITATNKNLSPERSRNIEVGAKWDVIDQRLSLTAALFQTDKTNARVSDGLGGTINAGSQRVRGAELGWAGNLTNHWRVFGGYSYLNAITTDAGPAAAPGSNGLPMVMVPKHNLTLWTDYEVMPKLTLGAGMTLSSLTYASVSSTVRKWTPGYARFDAVATYRVSRSVDLQLNVQNIFDKKYYASAYPIYATWAPGRTAMLTLNFHQ